The Flavobacteriales bacterium DNA window GGTCTGCACCTGCCATCTCAGCTGCAATGGCTCCATCTTCCACACCCATGGTGTAGGTGTCGCCTATGGGCAGGAATGCTGCGTTCAGATCGTGATAACGACCGATGAGTTCCATATCCATGGTCAATGCGGTATCGCCTGCATAATAGAACTCCGTATCACCGGACTTCAATATGAATCCGACCGGGTTTCCCCCATAGGTCCCATCTGGAAGCACACTGGAATGCACGGCATTGACGCATTTGACTGTGATATCTCCCATTCGTGCCGATCCTCCGTGGTTCAGTTCCACCACATTTTCCACGCCTTGCCCTTTGACCCACGTAGCAACTTCATAGTTGGCTACCACGGTGCATCCCGTGCGTTTGGCGATACTCACGGCATCCTGCACATGATCCATGTGTCCATGGGTCAGCAGCATATAGTCGCATTCCACAGTCATAGGGTCGGTATCACAGGCCGGATTGTCCGAGAAGAAGGGGTCCATCAAAAGACGAGA harbors:
- a CDS encoding metal-dependent hydrolase, with the translated sequence MRVTFYGHSTFLFELAGSRLLMDPFFSDNPACDTDPMTVECDYMLLTHGHMDHVQDAVSIAKRTGCTVVANYEVATWVKGQGVENVVELNHGGSARMGDITVKCVNAVHSSVLPDGTYGGNPVGFILKSGDTEFYYAGDTALTMDMELIGRYHDLNAAFLPIGDTYTMGVEDGAIAAEMAGAD